In the Colletotrichum lupini chromosome 1, complete sequence genome, one interval contains:
- a CDS encoding protein-tyrosine phosphatase has protein sequence MLDKRSNDGATSVHYTMKTHHSAPRPSPAPRSSHSHSHSQSKLAVPPAKTPNPSTPVASPRMPYSVGQSMPPGNGNLTPARQAEARAASPNYFGLVVEQSVDPRESASMPRDNWSSPTSSVRSFGAALPKQVPIDANPDYEAFKRQADLNRGVSFSLSSSHFPQAPPNPTTLRPRPPRWNTHASDHASDFSIPRMPTERKHSKEVDQQSLNDSAYASLDSKRNSEASIQPPQMFNLNMPRFESPMQSESPFGRRTTLSKVEDRHPRLSISQNKPDAPAPSAARANQPRAETVPPTMESGPSLIAPSQLKDLIEADGSESDLLLLDLRVSQQYAQARIEGALNLCIPTTLLKRATFNLTKLQQTFQSPDMQGRFSQWKSTKHLVVYDAYSAEKRDAVTCMNMVKKFTNEGYSGNMYILRGGFNAFADAYPDLVDEGFGPPASGSGPAASGDGNLPGIAPVIGGVMLPMTQNNANPFFSNIRQNMDLADGVGQLDIARPSGLESPTLPRWLRDASKPSDHGKQVSDKFLNIEKAEQSRMKAAYSMFSGSEKDKTVPQLCGIEKGGKNRYKDILPFEHARVKLQGRSEGACDYVNASHVKASRSNKRYIATQGPLPATFEDFWSVVWEQDIRVVVMLTAESEGGQLKCHPYWQGRDFGSIKLKPLSEKKVSLDIDKHRTNQGSSAPSAAAAAEAGRRRAQTTTTLEASNATASPSPPQGETPHVIIRKFALSHGSHPFAPIREITHLHYPSWPDFGAPAQPSHLLALVDLANVMQRSALPVDTSSVSSARVSPESGPIAWYDEPETDQRARPMLVHCSAGCGRTGTFCTVDSVIDMLKRQRLNKTTTKPVRKRDSDGDIKMSGSEESSPREKTFDFTPSSRRTSADVRRGSPDRTPLDTAWLADDSDTMDLIQKTVEDFRNQRLSMVQSLRQYVLCYETIVEYVWRWHEKSSGSPKGGRARSGSLQLRGDN, from the exons ATGCTCGACAAGAGGAGCAACGACGGAGCAACATCCGTCCACTACACCATGAAGACTCACCATTCGGCTCCCAGGCCCTCGCCTGCGCCGCGATCTTCTCATAGCCACTCCCACTCACAGTCCAAACTCGCCGTTCCGCCCGCAAAGACTCCTAACCCTTCTACTCCCGTGGCATCTCCAAGAATGCCCTACTCCGTGGGCCAGTCAATGCCTCCCGGGAACGGGAACCTTACTCCGGCAAGACAGGCAGAGGCCAGGGCCGCGAGTCCAAACTACTTTGGACTTGTTGTCGAGCAGTCCGTCGATCCAAGAGAATCTGCCTCCATGCCACGAGACAACTGGAGCTCCCCGACTTCGTCCGTCCGCTCATTCGGCGCCGCGCTGCCCAAGCAAGTCCCCATCGATGCTAATCCCGACTATGAGGCCTTCAAACGGCAAGCCGACCTCAATCGCGGTGTGAGCTTCAGCCTCTCCTCCTCGCACTTTCCGCAAGCTCCCCCGAACCCCACCACTCTTCGTCCTCGACCGCCACGGTGGAATACGCATGCCAGCGACCACGCCTCGGACTTTTCGATACCTCGAATGCCCACGGAGCGAAAGCATAGCAAGGAAGTTGACCAGCAAAGCTTGAACGACTCAGCATACGCCTCGTTGGATTCCAAGCGAAACTCCGAAGCGTCGATACAACCACCACAGATGTTCAATTTGAACATGCCAAGATTCGAATCGCCGATGCAATCTGAGTCGCCTTTTGGGCGTAGAACAACACTGTCGAAAGTAGAGGACCGTCACCCCAGGTTATCCATCTCACAGAACAAACCCGATGCGCCAGCGCCGAGTGCTGCTCGAGCAAACCAGCCACGCGCCGAGACCGTGCCGCCGACTATGGAGAGCGGCCCCTCGTTGATAGCGCCGTCGCAATTGAAGGACCTGATCGAGGCTGATGGTTCAGAAAGTGATCTGTTGCTCCTGGACTTGAGAGTGTCACAGCAATATGCCCAAGCTCGGATCGAAGGCGCGCTCAATCTCTGCATTCCGACAACGTTGTTAAAGCGAGCTACCTTCAACCTGACGAAACTCCAGCAGACCTTTCAAAGCCCGGATATGCAGGGGCGCTTTTCACAGTGGAAGTCGACGAAGCACCTTGTTGTCTATGATGCTTACTCTGCAGAGAAACGTGACGCCGTTACGTGTATGAATATGGTGAAGAAGTTCACGAATGAGGGGTACTCCGGCAACATGTACATCCTGCGGGGTGGCTTCAATGCTTTCGCTGACGCCTATCCCGACCTTGTGGATGAGGGATTCGGTCCTCCAGCGAGCGGCTCCGGCCCAGCAGCATCGGGTGACGGTAACTTGCCCGGCATCGCCCCTGTCATTGGAGGTGTCATGCTACCAATGACACAGAACAACGCCAATCCGTTCTTCTCAAATATTCGTCAGAACATGGATCTCGCCGATGGAGTTGGTCAGCTGGACATTGCTCGACCGTCGGGGCTGGAGTCACCTACGCTACCTAGATGGCTCCGTGATGCCTCTAAGCCTAGCGATCATGGCAAGCAAGTATCAGACAAGTTCCTCAACATTGAAAAGGCTGAGCAGTCGCGGATGAAGGCGGCCTACTCCATGTTCAGTGGCAGTGAAAAGGACAAGACTGTTCCGCAGCTTTGTGGTATTGAGAAGGGCGGCAAAAATCGCTACAAGGACATTTTGCCGTTCGAGCACGCTCGGGTCAAATTGCAAGGCCGTTCCGAGGGGGCTTGCGACTACGTCAATGCCAGTCACGTCAAGGCATCTCGGAGCAATAAGAGGTACATCGCTACCCAGGGTCCGCTCCCCGCCACATTTGAG GATTTCTGGTCTGTTGTTTGGGAACAAGATATCCGTGTCGTCGTCATGTTGACCGCGGAGTCGGAAGGAGGCCAGCTTAAATGCCACCCGTACTGGCAAGGCAGGGATTTTGGCTCGATCAAGCTCAAACCGCTATCGGAGAAGAAAGTGTCCTTGGACATTGACAAGCACCGTACCAACCAGGGGTCAAGTGCTCCTTCTGCTGCAGCTGCAGCGGAAGCCGGACGCCGGCGCGCGCAGACGACGACTACCCTGGAGGCATCAAACGCAACTGCCTCGCCATCCCCTCCACAAGGCGAGACGCCGCATGTCATCATTCGGAAGTTTGCATTGTCTCACGGCTCACACCCCTTTGCGCCCATTCGTGAGATCACTCACTTGCACTATCCTTCCTGGCCCGACTTTGGAGCGCCTGCGCAGCCGTCACATCTGCTGGCCCTCGTGGACCTAGCCAACGTGATGCAACGTTCAGCTTTGCCGGTCGATACGTCCTCCGTGAGCAGTGCCCGTGTGTCCCCGGAATCAGGCCCTATTGCTTGGTATGACGAGCCGGAGACGGACCAGAGGGCCAGGCCAATGTTGGTGCATTGTTCTGCGGGATGTGGTCGAACCGGTACCTTCTGCACTGTAGACAGCGTTATCGATATGCTGAAGCGGCAACGACTAAATAAGACGACCACGAAGCCCGTAAGAAAGCGGGATTCGGACGGTGATATAAAGATGAGCGGATCTGAGGAGTCTTCGCCTCGGGAGAAGACGTTTGATTTCACTCCGAGCAGCCGTCGCACTAGCGCCGACGTGCGACGGGGCTCTCCAGACAGAACCCCATTAGACACAGCGTGGTTGGCGGACGACAGCGACACTATGGATCTCATCCAGAAGACGGTTGAGGATTTCCGCAACCAACGACTCAGCATGGTGCAAAGCCTGCGTCAATACGTCTTGTGCTACGAGACGATTGTTGAATACGTATGGCGATGGCACGAGAAGAGCTCAGGTTCTCCCAAAGGAGGGAGAGCACGAAGTGGAAGCTTGCAGCTTAGAGGGGACAACTAA
- a CDS encoding IQ calmodulin-binding domain-containing family protein yields the protein MRRPSADLTDPSRNLEESVGSPSSAMEGADVDLSMPPTSDEEMDDTDGRIFTPPPHIAARFYRPSQTRRKDSAASSRRNSISSAHSRCSSTQTFTRHGDSDQSKHIAQHLRRTSFLEDRKARLADRAAHAEKVRLRAAMAKASHRDTSLSEERAIAAQQARERNLAEIVASCAEEVKRAKAVAETMKGKREQELVKLRVQMEERLAEAERRREELKGRNATKRARGQSLMSRKPTEASSNTSDEKRARVLSEPEAAEKLQWWWKSLKRRKAVAEFSGLGITIDGVRDTSFDQVLELLAQEEVLVQTARILRICGLQEGETGSVEEMAAVRTFLSAFLILGHPTQVLSNKDGTGDREQVGLSQPQPMPRNDLANPQLQDLVTKARDLLISFENIMSRLTAANNYTPPPTLRSALPEIYATFYNAFLAWKSRDSESLVQLMLLQFVELDMILQTVQESTEDAAAEQYRESIKSNQVQLIVRIKKLAGQEKGKKMIGDAVRKARKARAAKKPTGDMKPRVAENVPGEASATAESLVSPDSQTLTPPPTPAKGHTKPQPIEIKPGFGGLLPDNRIVVHELAINREYRIPSSEYREHHAAVQIPLFAGMRASIEEDNMDASFAYFVIMMKYLKDNLQRLVKPGAYMHTTISEILDVEVAERQFQMGNFSYEKFFTSMANLLPKLCAPFRDDEAKDLVENKLQNGSLVDRVEALTEFVDFMLCDYVNYMFSTAAPQLIESATGYERKRFTGALESGAHDLSAAETAWRSARSKVLAEARKRDPEGINHPKNRPTDDKIYAQLLVDSFTQPAPIAVDKVPEMLGLDYKRMVRLSLASQRIVTTGAILLQCKNLLKRDVRTPWKTEATRITAVLEADHDNVESTVQGVMAALEAGRSMPAATKTHLKALVTKVLKASQDSMKKSIEPTEPVLRLLLARLRGHMNARLTAGSAKEKLNAATTAHEKLAGLGLAEFAVQVREMLDEISKVGAVDRAAHGSWWNEVAAKVAAEGGATGASASAGSSA from the coding sequence ATGCGTCGCCCCTCGGCAGACCTCACCGACCCTTCGCGCAATCTAGAGGAGTCTGTTGGCTCACCATCGTCAGCCATGGAGGGAGCCGACGTTGACCTATCCATGCCCCCGACCTCCGACGAGGAGATGGACGACACTGACGGCCGCATCTTCACCCCGCCTCCGCACATCGCCGCCCGCTTCTACCGGCCCTCCCAGACCCGTCGCAAGGACTCAGCAGCCTCTTCCCGCCGCAACTCCATCTCTTCTGCACATTCCCGCTGTTCCTCGACCCAGACCTTCACCCGCCATGGAGACTCTGACCAGAGCAAGCACATTGCACAGCACCTCCGGCGCACGTCCTTTCTCGAAGACCGAAAAGCACGCCTCGCCGACCGAGCTGCCCACGCCGAAAAGGTTCGTCTGAGAGCCGCCATGGCCAAGGCCAGCCACCGCGACACCTCCCTATCCGAAGAACGAGCCATTGCTGCCCAACAAGCCCGGGAGCGCAACCTAGCCGAGATCGTGGCTTCCTGTGCCGAGGAGGTCAAGAGGGCCAAGGCCGTTGCCGAGACCATGAAGGGCAAGAGAGAACAGGAACTGGTCAAGCTCCGCGTTCAGATGGAAGAACGCTTGGCCGAGGCCGAGCGGCGGAGAGAAGAGTTGAAGGGCCGTAATGCCACCAAGAGGGCGCGAGGCCAGAGTCTCATGTCGCGGAAGCCCACCGAGGCCTCTTCCAATACCTCTGACGAGAAGCGTGCACGGGTGTTGAGTGAGCCTGAAGCAGCCGAAAAACTGCAATGGTGGTGGAAGAGCCTCAAGAGAAGAAAGGCTGTTGCTGAGTTCTCCGGGTTAGGCATCACCATTGACGGCGTGCGGGACACGTCTTTTGACCAAGTACTCGAGCTGTTGGCGCAAGAAGAGGTCCTCGTACAGACCGCCCGTATCCTCAGGATATGCGGCTTGCAGGAGGGCGAGACGGGGTCGGTCGAGGAGATGGCCGCCGTTCGCACATTTCTCAGCGCTTTCCTCATTCTGGGCCACCCCACGCAGGTTCTGAGTAACAAGGACGGCACGGGGGATAGGGAACAGGTTGGATTGTCACAGCCTCAACCAATGCCCCGTAATGACCTTGCTAATCCACAGCTGCAGGACCTCGTGACGAAAGCCCGAGATCTCCTAATTTCTTTCGAGAACATCATGTCGCGTCTGACCGCAGCCAACAATTATACCCCCCCGCCGACTCTACGTAGTGCACTGCCCGAGATTTATGCCACTTTCTACAATGCGTTCCTTGCATGGAAGTCTCGGGACTCGGAGTCTCTTGTTCAGCTGATGCTCTTGCAGTTTGTTGAGCTGGACATGATTTTGCAGACGGTCCAGGAAAGCACCGAAGACGCGGCCGCAGAGCAATACCGAGAGAGCATTAAGAGCAATCAAGTTCAGCTGATTGTGCGGATCAAGAAGCTTGCGGGCCAGGAAAAGGGCAAGAAGATGATTGGCGATGCCGTTCGCAAGGCTCGCAAGGCGCGAGCCGCAAAGAAGCCCACTGGCGATATGAAGCCTCGGGTCGCCGAAAACGTGCCCGGAGAGGCTTCCGCTACTGCCGAAAGCCTTGTGTCGCCGGATTCGCAGACCTTGACACCGCCGCCAACGCCGGCCAAGGGTCATACCAAACCACAGCCCATTGAGATCAAGCCTGGGTTCGGCGGCCTGTTGCCCGATAACAGGATTGTTGTCCACGAGCTTGCCATTAACCGAGAATACCGCATCCCTTCAAGCGAATACCGGGAACACCACGCTGCCGTCCAGATACCCCTATTTGCCGGAATGAGAGCAAGCATTGAGGAAGACAATATGGACGCTAGCTTTGCATATTTTGTCATCATGATGAAATATCTCAAGGACAATCTGCAGCGGCTCGTCAAGCCCGGTGCCTACATGCACACAACGATTAGTGAGATACTGGATGTCGAGGTGGCCGAGCGGCAGTTCCAGATGGGGAACTTCTCATATGAGAAGTTTTTTACTTCCATGGCAAACCTCTTGCCCAAGTTGTGCGCGCCATTCCGTGACGATGAGGCCAAGGATTTGGTGGAAAACAAACTTCAAAACGGGAGCTTGGTTGATCGCGTGGAAGCATTGACAGAATTTGTCGATTTCATGTTGTGCGACTACGTCAACTACATGTTCTCCACTGCAGCTCCTCAGTTGATTGAGTCTGCAACAGGGTATGAGAGGAAGAGGTTCACTGGGGCGCTTGAGAGCGGTGCACACGATTTGAGCGCGGCCGAGACGGCCTGGCGTTCTGCACGCTCCAAGGTTCTGGCGGAGGCTCGAAAGAGAGACCCGGAGGGCATCAATCACCCCAAGAATCGGCCAACGGACGACAAAATATACGCACAGTTGCTCGTCGACAGTTTTACGCAGCCGGCTCCAATCGCCGTTGACAAAGTACCCGAGATGTTGGGCTTGGACTACAAGCGCATGGTGCGGTTGTCCCTGGCCTCGCAGCGTATTGTCACCACCGGGGCCATTTTACTGCAATGCAAGAACCTCCTGAAGCGAGACGTCCGCACGCCGTGGAAGACGGAGGCAACACGGATCACAGCGGTGCTTGAGGCAGATCACGACAATGTCGAATCGACAGTACAGGGTGTCATGGCGGCACTCGAGGCTGGCAGGTCTATGCCAGCAGCGACCAAGACGCACCTGAAAGCCCTCGTTACCAAGGTGCTGAAGGCTAGCCAAGACTCGATGAAGAAGAGCATCGAGCCGACAGAGCCCGTTCTGCGGCTTCTCCTGGCCAGGCTCAGGGGCCACATGAACGCCAGGTTGACTGCTGGATCAGCAAAGGAGAAGCTCAACGCGGCCACGACTGCGCATGAGAAGCTGGCGGGTCTTGGCCTGGCGGAGTTCGCGGTGCAGGTTCGGGAGATGCTGGACGAGATATCCAAGGTCGGAGCCGTCGACAGAGCGGCCCACGGATCGTGGTGGAACGAAGTCGCGGCCAAGGTGGCGGCGGAGGGAGGAGCAACGGGCGCTAGCGCCAGCGCCGGCAGTTCGGCATAA
- a CDS encoding 26S protease regulatory subunit 8 yields the protein MALDSYYQNKIEAMKLEILKGQAVLRRLEAQRNDYNSRVRLLREELGLLQQPGSYVGEVVKVMSTKKVLVKVHPEGKYVVDISDNVDITKLTVGKRVTLLSDSYKLEKMLPSSVDPLVSLMMVEKVPDSTYDMIGGLDQQIKEIKEVIELGLKHPELFESLGIAQPKGVLLYGPPGTGKTLLARAVAHHTDCKFIRVSGSELVQKYIGEGSRMVRELFIMAREHAPSIIFMDEIDSIGSSRVEGSSGGDSEVQRTMLELLNQLDGFEPTKNIKVIMATNRLDILDPALLRPGRIDRKIEFPPPSVEARADILRIHSRKMNLTRGINLTKIAEKMNGCSGAELKGVCTEAGMYALRERRVHVTQEDFELATAKILNKHDDKEVSLGKLWK from the exons ATGGCGCTCGACAGCTACTATCAAAACAAGATCGAGGCCATGAAGCTCGAGATCCTCAAGGGTCAAGCAGTTCTCCGCCGTCTCGAAGCCCAAAGAAACGACTACAACTCCCGCGTGAGGCTACTGAGGGAAGAGCTGGGTCTGTTGCAGCAGCCTGGTTCCTACGTTGGTGAGGTCGTCAAGGTCATGAGCACGAAGAAGGTCCTGGTCAAGGTGCATCCCGAAGGCAAATACG TCGTCGACATCTCCGACAATGTCGACATCACAAAGCTCACCGTCGGCAAGCGGGTAACCCTGCTTTCCGACAGCTACAAGCTCGAGAAGATGCTCCCCTCATCCGTCGACCCCCTCGTCTCCCTCATGATGGTCGAGAAGGTTCCCGACAGCACGTACGATATGATTGGTGGTCTGGATCAGCAGATCAAGGAAATCAAGGAGGTCATCGAGCTCGGCCTCAAGCACCCCGAGCTGTTCGAGTCGCTCGGTATCGCACAACCAAAGGGTGTCCTTCTCTACGGCCCCCCCGGTACGGGAAAGACGCTGCTCGCCCGTGCCGTCGCACATCACACCGACTGCAAGTTCATCAGGGTGTCCGGATCCGAATTGGTGCAAAAGTACATTGGTGAGGGTAGTCGCATGGTTCGCGAGCTCTTCATCATGGCCCGCGAGCACGCCCCCTCCATCATCTTCATGGACGAGATCGACTCCATCGGTTCCTCCCGTGTCGAGGGCTCATCCGGCGGCGACTCCGAAGTCCAGCGCACCATGTTGGAGCTACTCAACCAGCTGGACGGTTTCGAGCCCACCAAGAACATCAAGGTCATCATGGCCACCAACCGTCTCGATATCCTCGACCCCGCCCTGCTGCGTCCCGGACGTATCGACCGAAAGATTGAGTTCCCTCCGCCAAGCGTCGAGGCCCGTGCCGACATTCTCCGCATCCACAGCCGCAAGATGAACCTGACAAGAGGCATCAACCTCACAAAGATTGCCGAGAAGATGAATGGCTGCTCCGGAGCCGAGCTCAAGGGTGTCTGCACAGAGGCCGGCATGTACGCCCTGCGTGAGCGCAGAGTTCACGTCACCCAAGAGGACTTTGAGCTCGCCACCGCCAAGATCCTCAACAAGCACGACGACAAGGAGGTGTCACTCGGCAAGCTCTGGAAGTAA
- a CDS encoding peptidase family M1: MVETGVPGLPVPEGISGLRAPVDQVERSGALLVEWTAPERTRATYQLDPCRDLLCAPRCPSPRSITIDPPRNSLLHLDPNPQPYHQSGYLPQYLRVYYHAPVVPFAACRFAHNPNFYSDRIHYTTLPFFSSASLLLPLLPPYSSFLFLRPPIFLFYRRPSSFPAPASHRNYCSTITTSDKALYASRVGNMADREVLPESIRPSHYVLSLRDLNFKDWTYKGTVTSELQLQLQLQHELQPAHQRRARDANLLPAPHSIDAEVVKPTKEIVLNALEIKLLSAKIAVGHTKSTQSWESTNFSYGEKQQRATVTFDEEIPQAQKAVLTIDFEGIINNEMAGFYRSKYKPAAEPAKSVPRDDEWHYMFSTQFESCDARRAFPCFDEPNLKATFDFEIEIPDDQVALSNMPVKGTKKTKEGWQLVSFETSPKMSTYLLAWAVGDFEYVEEFTERRYNGKQLPVRVYTTRGLKEQGRYALWHAPRIIDFFSDIFGIEYPLPKADLLAVHEFTHGAMENWGLVTYRTTAVLFDEKTSEARYRNRVAYVVAHELAHQWFGNLVTMDWWDELWLNEGFATWVGWHATDYLHPEWQVWSQFVNEGMEMAFKLDGIRASHAIHVPVKDALDVNQIFDHISYLKGCSAIRMLANHLGVETFLKGVSNYLKAHQYGNAKTKALWDALTEASGKDVNKLMGPWISKIGHPVLTVAEEPGQISVKQSRFLSTGDVKPEDDETTWWIPLEIEGKVGTKGVTSLSLEKKEDTIRDIDTDFYKLNSGSSGFYRVNYPPERLLKLGQQLDRLTTEDKIAIIGSSADLAFSGYGTTAALLSFVQGFAKEDNYLVWSQVLDSIALVKSIFSDDETIKKGLETFTLKLINDVVAKMGWEFPEGESYLDGLLRKRVLLTAGVNGHAGVTEEATKRFNAWVESPESNPLHPALRTPVFRVAINNDTARAVEALKKEWFTTPAIDGKEICLSNLGFVRDENIIKNNLLPFLFNKSPPAPASDSVPSADMHSLGSALAGNSVARQIQWDYVKNNWEACLAKLGNPIVVDRFIQVSLGKFTDFESVKDIEAFFADKDTSAFARTLETVKDKVRGRAAYRERDAAKLKEWLVANKYADTMSTPLARGQLTLQPLNRLWMFTNCSELNDPSNDQRKFQSNGLIFRPTTFVFQHREPYEGSIM; this comes from the exons ATGGTAGAAACGGGTGTTCCTGGGCTGCCTGTACCGGAAGGTATTAGTGGCCTGCGCGCACCCGTGGACCAAGTCGAGCGTAGCGGCGCCTTGCTTGTG GAGTGGACAGCCCCAGAACGCACGAGAGCTACCTACCAGCTTGACCCATGCAGGGACCTTTTGTGTGCCCCTCGTTGCCCCTCACCTCGGAGCATCACCATCGATCCACCCCGGAACTCTCTCCTTCACCTTGATCCAAACCCACAACCATACCACCAATCCGGATATCTGCCTCAGTACCTGAGAGTCTACTACCACGCGCCAGTCGTCCCATTTGCCGCTTGCCGCTTTGCCCATAATCCCAA CTTCTACTCTGATCGTATCCATTACACTACtcttccttttttttcttccgcCTCCCTCCTGCTACCACTACTACCACCTTACTCttctttcctcttcctccgtcCTCCCATTTTCCTATT CTACCGCCGACCTTCTTCCTTCCCCGCACCCGCTTCCCACCGCAACTACTGCTCGACAATCACCACATCCGACAAGGCACTGTACGCCAGCAGAGTCGGCAACATGGCTGATCGCGAAGTTCTCCCCGAGTCCATTCGGCCCTCCCACTACGTCCTGTCCCTCCGTGATCTCAACTTCAAGGACTGGACTTACAAGGGAACCGTGAC CTCCGAGCTTCAGCTTCAGCTTCAACTTCAGCACGAGCTGCAACCAGCACACCAAAGACGCGCCCGAGATGCTAACCTCTTGCCTGCGCCTCACAGCATCGACGCCGAGGTTGTCAAGCCTACCAAGGAGATTGTCCTCAACGCCCTCGAGATCAAGCTGCTCAGCGCAAAGATCGCCGTCGGCCACACCAAGTCGACGCAATCATGGGAGTCCACCAACTTCAGCTATGGCGAGAAGCAGCAGCGCGCTACCGTCACCTTTGACGAGGAGATCCCCCAGGCGCAAAAGGCTGTTCTGACCATTGACTTTGAGGGCATCATCAACAACGAGATGGCTGGCTTCTACCGCAGCAAGTACAAGCCCGCCGCCGAGCCCGCCAAGTCTGTTCCCCGCGACGACGAGTGGCACTACATGTTCAGCACACAGTTCGAGTCTTGCGACGCCCGTCGGGCCTTCCCCTGTTTCGACGAGCCTAACCTCAAGGCCACCTTTGACTTTGAGATTGAGATCCCCGACGACCAGGTCGCCCTCAGCAACATGCCCGTCAAGGGCACCAAGAAGACCAAGGAGGGCTGGCAGCTGGTTTCCTTCGAGACCAGCCCCAAGATGTCCACATACCTCCTCGCCTGGGCTGTTGGCGACTTTGAGTACGTTGAGGAGTTCACCGAGCGCCGCTACAACGGCAAGCAGCTGCCCGTTCGTGTCTACACCACCCGTGGCCTGAAGGAGCAGGGCCGTTATGCTCTGTGGCACGCGCCCCGCATCATCGACTTCTTCTCCGACATCTTTGGCATCGAGTACCCCCTGCCCAAGGCCGACCTGTTGGCCGTCCACGAGTTCACACACGGAGCCATGGAGAATTGGGGTCTCGTCACCTACCGCACTACCGCTGTCCTCTTCGACGAGAAGACGTCCGAGGCCAGGTACCGCAACCGTGTCGCTTACGTTGTCGCTCACGAGCTGGCTCACCAGTGGTTCGGCAACCTGGTCACCATGGACTGGTGGGATGAGCTGTGGTTGAACGAGGGTTTCGCCACCTGGGTTGGATGGCACGCGACAGACTACCTGCACCCCGAGTGGCAGGTTTGGTCTCAGTTCGTCAACGAGGGTATGGAGATGGCCTTCAAGCTTGATGGCATCAGAGCCAGTCATGCCATCCACGTGCCTGTCAAGGACGCCCTTGATGTCAACCAGATTTTCGACCACATCAGCTACCTCAAGGGTTGCTCGGCCATTCGCATGCTCGCCAACCACCTCGGTGTCGAGACCTTCCTCAAGGGTGTCTCCAACTACCTGAAGGCCCACCAGTACGGCAACGCCAAGACCAAGGCGTTGTGGGATGCTCTCACTGAGGCGTCCGGCAAGGATGTGAACAAGCTCATGGGCCCTTGGATTTCCAAGATTGGTCACCCCGTTCTGACCGTCGCCGAGGAGCCCGGCCAGATCTCTGTTAAGCAGTCTCGTTTCCTTTCCACTGGCGACGTCAAGCCCGAAGACGACGAGACCACCTGGTGGATTCCCCTTGAGATTGAGGGCAAGGTCGGCACCAAGGGCGTCACCTCCCTGTCTctcgagaagaaggaggacaCGATCCGTGATATCGACACGGACTTTTACAAGCTCAACTCTGGATCTTCCGGTTTCTACCGCGTCAACTACCCCCCTGAGCGTCTTCTGAAGCTCGGACAGCAGCTGGATCGCCTCACCACCGAGGACAAGATTGCCATCATCGGCTCCTCCGCCGACCTTGCCTTCTCTGGCTACGGCACCACCGCGGCTCTTCTGTCCTTCGTCCAAGGCTTTGCCAAGGAGGACAACTACCTCGTGTGGAGTCAGGTCCTTGACTCTATCGCACTTGTCAAGTCCATCTTCAGCGATGACGAGACGATCAAGAAGGGTCTGGAGACTTTCACGTTGAAGCTTATCAACGACGTCGTGGCCAAGATGGGCTGGGAATTCCCCGAGGGCGAGAGCTACCTTGACGGACTTCTCCGCAAGAGAGTCCTCCTGACTGCTGGTGTCAACGGCCATGCTGG TGTCACCGAGGAGGCCACCAAGCGCTTCAACGCCTGGGTCGAGTCACCCGAGTCTAACCCCCTGCACCCCGCTCTCCGCACGCCCGTCTTCCGCGTCGCCATCAACAACGACACGGCCCGTGCCGTCGAGGCCTTGAAGAAGGAGTGGTTCACCACGCCCGCCATCGACGGCAAGGAGATCTGCCTCTCCAACCTTGGTTTCGTCCGCGACGAGAACATCATCAAGAACAACCTGCTCCCCTTCCTCTTCAACAAGTCCCCGCCCGCCCCGGCTTCGGACTCCGTCCCGTCCGCCGACATGCACTCCCTCGGCTCCGCTCTCGCCGGCAACTCGGTCGCCCGCCAGATCCAGTGGGACTACGTCAAGAACAACTGGGAGGCCTGCCTCGCCAAGCTCGGCAACCCCATTGTCGTTGACCGCTTCATCCAGGTCTCCCTGGGCAAGTTCACCGACTTTGAGTCCGTCAAGGACATTGAGGCCTTCTTCGCCGACAAGGACACGAGCGCTTTCGCCCGTACCCTCGAGACCGTCAAGGACAAGGTCCGTGGTCGCGCCGCGTACCGCGAGCGTGACGCTGCTAAGCTGAAGGAGTGGCTCGTCGCCAACAAGTATGC TGATACGATGTCAACCCCCCTGGCCCGAGGGCAGTTGACATTGCA ACCGCTTAATCGCCTATGGATGTTTACGAATTGCAGCGAACTGAACGACCCGTCCAACGACCAGCGAAAATTCCAGAGCAACGGCCTCATCTTCAGACCCACCACCTTCGTTTTTCAACATCGGGAGCCGTACGAGGGGAGCATAATGTAA